Proteins encoded together in one Vitis vinifera cultivar Pinot Noir 40024 chromosome 4, ASM3070453v1 window:
- the LOC100249264 gene encoding hydroxyproline O-arabinosyltransferase 1, which yields MGCGNFFYVLLITFSVALITYNILISANAPLKQGFPGHPSSSSTPFSVDPIIKMPTDRSNPSSTKGKRLFHTAVTASDSVYNTWQCRVMYYWFKKFKDGPNSEMGGFTRILHSGKPDKFMHEIPTFVAQPLPAGMDQGYIVLNRPWAFVQWLQQADIKEDYILMAEPDHIIVKPIPNLSRDGLGAAFPFFYIQPKQYESTLRKFYPEEKGPITNVDPIGNSPVIVGKESLKKIAPTWMNVSLAMKKDPEADKTFGWVLEMYAYAVASALHDVGNILFKDFMIQPPWDTEIGKKFIIHYTYGCDYNMQGELTYGKIGEWRFDKRSFDSKWPPRNLPLPPPGVPESVVTLVKMVNEATANIPNWGS from the exons atgggttGTGGGAACTTCTTTTACGTTCTTCTCATAACCTTCTCAGTGGCTCTCATCACATACAATATACTCATCTCTGCGAATGCTCCTCTCAAGCAGGGCTTCCCTGGACACccatcttcatcttcaaccCCATTCTCAGTTGACCCCATCATCAAGATGCCCACTGATAGATCAAATCCCAGCTCCACAAAGGGGAAGAGGCTCTTCCACACTGCTGTCACTGCCTCTGATTCTGTTTATAATACATGGCAGTGCAGGGTTATGTACTACTGGTTCAAGAAGTTCAAAGATGGGCCCAATTCTGAGATGGGTGGCTTCACTAGGATTTTGCATTCTGGTAAGCCTGACAAGTTCATGCATGAGATCCCCACCTTCGTTGCCCAGCCTCTCCCCGCTGGAATGGATCAG GGGTATATAGTTCTCAACAGACCTTGGGCATTTGTACAATGGCTTCAACAGGCAGACATTAAAGAAGA TTACATTCTGATGGCGGAGCCAGATCATATTATTGTCAAGCCAATTCCAAACTTATCCAGAGATGGGCTTGGAGCtgcttttcctttcttctataTTCAACCTAAACAGTATGAATCCACCCTCCGAAAATTCTATCCTGAGGAAAAAGGACCAATTACCAATGTTGACCCAATAGGGAATTCTCCTGTCATTGTTGGGAAG GAATCTCTTAAGAAGATAGCTCCCACTTGGATGAATGTTTCTTTGGCCATGAAAAAAGATCCTGAAGCAGATAAAACTTTTGGTTGGGTGCTTGAAAT GTATGCTTATGCTGTTGCATCGGCCCTGCATGATGTTGGTAACATCTTGTTCAAGGACTTCATGATTCAG CCTCCCTGGGATACAGAAATTGGCAAGAAGTTCATAATTCATTACACTTATGGATGCGACTACAATATGCAG GGTGAGCTAACTTATGGGAAGATTGGAGAATGGAGGTTTGACAAAAGATCTTTTGATAGCAAGTGGCCTCCCAGAAACCTTCCACTGCCTCCACCTGGTGTCCCTGAAAGTGTG GTAACACTAGTGAAAATGGTGAATGAGGCCACTGCTAACATTCCTAATTGGGGGTCTTAA